From the genome of Acidihalobacter aeolianus:
ATCGCCATCCGCGACAATGTGCTCAACATGAACCTCACCACCATCGGCGGCGTCTCGCCGGACGTGACGCAGAAACTGATGACCAACAGCCTCAACGGCCAATACGTGAACGCGGCCACGAAATACCTCGCCGAGGCGGACGCGAATTATCAGCAGGCCATCAAACTCGCCGCCAACGATCCCCAGCTCGCGAGCAAGATTCAGCATGTCGGCCAGATCTGGAAGCGCAGCGAATCGGACTATGCGTCCGTGGTGCATCATCTCAAAACGCTACAGTTTGCCGGTGCCATGAATGTACTCGTGACGCGCGCCTACCCGCTGTCCGAACAGATCGGCAGCGAATTGCTCACGCTCACGCAGTTGGCACAGCAGCAAGCCGAAGCGGCCAATCGACGGGTGCATGACGATCTACGACTTTCGAGCATCTTTAGCCTGAGTCTGCTCGCGCTCGCCCTGATCATCGGCACCGTGCTGGTCGGCATGGCGGTCATGAGCATGCGCACGCGGATGCGCCTCACGGTCGAGACCATGCAGGACATTGCCCAGGGCGAGGGTGATTTGACGCGCAGAATGACCTCGCGAGGACGGGATGAACTGGACCATTTAGCAGATGCGTTCAACAAGTTCGTCGAGCGGATCCAGCAGGTGGTAGGACAGGTGGCGGGTTCGACGGCGCAGCTGGCGGCGGCCTCGGAGCAGCTGTCGGCGACGAGCGAGGAGACCAGCAACCACGTACGTAACCAGCAGAGCGAGACCGACCAGGTGGCGGCGGCCATCAACGAGATGTCGGCGACGGTGCAGGAGGTGGCCAAGAACGCCAACGACGCCGCGCGCGCGGCGCAGGAGGCGGACGGGGCCACGCGCCAGGGGCGGCAGGTGGTCGAAAGCACCATCAGTTCGATCAGCCAGCTGGCCGACGAGGTCGAACAGGCGGCGCAGGTGATCCATGCGCTGGAGAACGACAGCGCGCAGATCGGCCGGGTACTGGAGGTGATCAACGGGATCTCCGAGCAGACCAACCTGCTGGCGCTCAACGCCGCGATCGAGGCGGCGCGGGCGGGCGAGCAGGGGCGCGGATTTGCGGTGGTGGCGGACGAGGTGCGGACGCTGGCGCGGCGGACGCAGGATTCCACGGAGGAGATCCGGGGGATGATCGAGCGGCTGCAGGGCGGTTCGAAGAGCGCGGTGGCGGCGATGACCTCGGGTCGCGAACGGGCGCAGGCGAGCGTGACGCAGGCGCAGGAAGCGGGGACGTCGCTGAACACGATTGCGCAGGCGGTGACGCAGATCAACGACATGAACGCGCTGATTGCGAGCGCGGCGGAGGAGCAATCCTCGGTGGCGGAGGAGATCAACCGCAACGTCAGCAACATCAGTCACGCCACGGAACAGACGGCAGCGGGTGCCCAGCAGACGGCGACGGCGAGTGAAGATCTGGCCAGACTCTCAGCAGAGCTACAAGTGCTGGTCAATCAGTTCAAGGTGCAATGATTAGGACGCCGCGTTTCGTCCTATCTTGAGCTATACATACCGCCCGCCATCGTGGCCATAATGACGGTCGCGATGAAAGGAAAATACGGATTCAGCACCCTTGAAACACGGCTTTCCGCTCTATATGTAGAGGGGCATGTAGGGGGCAACGGATTCTTGCCAATGCGTCGCTCAGGTACTTCGACTTAGACAGCATGCCATGTCAGACAATATCCATCAGCGCCATAGCCCACCTGCCGGCGACACCCAGCGTTTCTGGGGTGTGATGACCTTCTACGAACGCTTCGAGCAAGTCGTGGCGCTGATTTTGACCACCGTCATTGCGGTCATCATCGTGATTGCGCTGTGGAATCTGATACGCCAGGTATTCTCCATGCTGGTAACGGGAACCCTGAATCCGCTGGATCACAGTACGTTCGAGACCGTGTTCGGCATGATCATGACGCTCCTGATTGCGCTGGAGTTCAAGCATTCCATATTGCGGGTACTGGAAAGACAGGAACATATCATTCAAGTCCGAACGGTGATCTTGATTGCGCTACTGGCGCTGGCGCGCAAATTCATCGTTCTGGATATGGGGAGCATCAATGCCGCGGCACTGGGCGCGCTCGGTTTTGCGTCACTAGCGCTCGGCGTCGTGTATTGGCTGCTCCGCGAGCGTCATGACCGCGCACAGGCGCAAGCAAAAAAGCGTACCCAAGGATCTGGAGACATCGGATAACCCACCTTTCTCGCGCGCACATCACCGGGATCGACCTTTTTATCCTGAGACAATCTACCCGATCCTGAGCGGAGACCGTATCCGTTCTATATAATCTGGCCGCGGCTATGCCGGAGGGTCAATCATCCAGTTGCCGCCGACGCGGGCCTCGGTTGCGAATGCTAATGTGGACTCAAGGTAAGCAAGGTAAGCAAGGTAAGCAAGGTAAGC
Proteins encoded in this window:
- a CDS encoding methyl-accepting chemotaxis protein gives rise to the protein MNLGLRTITARIVASITVAAVFAVAAVLTPVWFGSVIRSDTQLSQQENSLLNALQRMSGATLRAGIAIRDNVLNMNLTTIGGVSPDVTQKLMTNSLNGQYVNAATKYLAEADANYQQAIKLAANDPQLASKIQHVGQIWKRSESDYASVVHHLKTLQFAGAMNVLVTRAYPLSEQIGSELLTLTQLAQQQAEAANRRVHDDLRLSSIFSLSLLALALIIGTVLVGMAVMSMRTRMRLTVETMQDIAQGEGDLTRRMTSRGRDELDHLADAFNKFVERIQQVVGQVAGSTAQLAAASEQLSATSEETSNHVRNQQSETDQVAAAINEMSATVQEVAKNANDAARAAQEADGATRQGRQVVESTISSISQLADEVEQAAQVIHALENDSAQIGRVLEVINGISEQTNLLALNAAIEAARAGEQGRGFAVVADEVRTLARRTQDSTEEIRGMIERLQGGSKSAVAAMTSGRERAQASVTQAQEAGTSLNTIAQAVTQINDMNALIASAAEEQSSVAEEINRNVSNISHATEQTAAGAQQTATASEDLARLSAELQVLVNQFKVQ
- a CDS encoding phosphate-starvation-inducible PsiE family protein; this translates as MSDNIHQRHSPPAGDTQRFWGVMTFYERFEQVVALILTTVIAVIIVIALWNLIRQVFSMLVTGTLNPLDHSTFETVFGMIMTLLIALEFKHSILRVLERQEHIIQVRTVILIALLALARKFIVLDMGSINAAALGALGFASLALGVVYWLLRERHDRAQAQAKKRTQGSGDIG